In the Sarcophilus harrisii chromosome 3, mSarHar1.11, whole genome shotgun sequence genome, one interval contains:
- the KLHL35 gene encoding kelch-like protein 35, which translates to MPASPTREEAESRSDHPSQAGLCVGSDRTPQTLQTLPVHQLRGTPTDVVLRTGDRDFPCHRAALSAGSTYFRALFAGGAPQEDVVLLPQVSPRVLGLLLDHLYGAGAGLLEKDAAALLALSDLLGVLPLRDTCASFLEGQLGPQNCLAFLRLARTFSLPSLAAGSLRVVRRAFPEVSSQPEFLELELAQVAELLADESLGVAREEAVFEATMRWVRHDPPARRGQLPGLLKQVRLPLLAPAYFLEKVEADEMVRTSRECHPLLLEARQCFILGREGSSWKATPRRFMDLAEVIVVVGGCDRTGLLTLPFADAYHPWSRQWKTLPSVPGCTKSEFAMCAMRNNVYLSGGHIHSRDLWMFQSQLQTWVRAASLNEGRWRHKMAVMQGRLYAVGGFDGVHRLRSVECYDPFFNTWTPVPPLLEAVSSAAVVPCCNKLYVIGGAVDDGSNTNQVQCYDPGEDKWRLLSPAPFTQRCIEAVALDDTIYVVGGLLNKIFSYDPCRDLWAEAASLPGPLESCGVTVCGRKIYILGGRDSRGEGTDKTFAFDPLSGCLENQQPLQRCTSAHGCVTILQHLGQRQTDPPKG; encoded by the exons ATGCCTGCAAGCCCCACCAGGGAGGAGGCGGAGTCTCGCTCAGACCACCCGTCCCAAGCTGGGCTTTGCGTCGGTTCTGACCGTACCCCGCAGACCCTGCAGACGCTCCCTGTGCACCAGCTCCGAGGCACCCCCACGGACGTGGTCCTGCGGACCGGCGACCGGGACTTTCCTTGTCACCGCGCGGCCTTGTCGGCCGGCAGCACCTACTTCCGAGCCCTGTTTGCTGGGGGCGCGCCCCAAGAGGATGTGGTGCTCCTCCCCCAAGTCTCCCCGCGAGTCCTGGGTCTGCTCCTGGACCACCTCTACGGGGCCGGCGCGGGCCTGTTGGAGAAGGACGCAGCTGCTCTGTTGGCCCTGTCTGATCTGCTGGGGGTGCTCCCTCTTCGGGACACCTGCGCCAGCTTCCTGGAGGGCCAGCTCGGGCCGCAGAACTGCCTGGCTTTCCTCAGGCTGGCTCGGACCTTCTCCCTGCCCTCCCTGGCAGCGGGGAGCCTCCGCGTGGTGCGCCGGGCCTTCCCAGAAGTCTCTTCTCAGCCCGAGTTCCTGGAGCTGGAGCTGGCCCAGGTGGCTGAGCTGCTGGCCGATGAGAGCCTGGGGGTGGCAAGGGAGGAGGCTGTGTTTGAGGCCACCATGCGCTGGGTGCGACATGACCCCCCAGCCAGACGCGGACAGCTGCCGGGCCTCTTGAAGCAAGTTCGGCTTCCCCTGCTGGCCCCGGCCTATTTCCTAGAGAAGGTGGAGGCTGATGAGATGGTTCGGACCAGCCGCGAGTGCCACCCCCTTCTGCTGGAGGCCCGCCAGTGCTTCATCCTCGGGAGGGAGGGCAGCTCATGGAAGGCGACCCCCAGGAG GTTTATGGATCTGGCTGAGGTGATCGTGGTGGTCGGTGGCTGTGACAGGACGGGGCTGCTGACCTTGCCCTTCGCCGATGCTTACCATCCCTGGAGCCGCCAGTGGAAGACTCTGCCTAGTGTGCCCGGCTGCACCAAATCCGAGTTTGCCATGTGTGCCATGAGGAACAACGTCTACCTCTCAG GTGGCCACATCCACAGCCGTGACCTCTGGATGTTCCAGTCTCAGCTGCAGACTTGGGTCAGGGCAGCGTCCCTGAATGAGGGCAGGTGGAGGCACAAGATGGCCGTCATGCAAGGGCGG cTTTATGCCGTGGGAGGCTTTGATGGTGTCCACCGCCTGAGGAGTGTGGAATGCTATGACCCCTTCTTCAACACCTGGACCCCCGTACCCCCACTCCTAGAGGCTGTGAGCTCAGCAGCTGTGGTGCCCTGCTGCAATAAGCTCTATGTGATTGGAGGTGCTGTGGATGATGGCTCCAACACAAACCAG GTGCAATGCTATGATCCTGGGGAAGACAAGTGGAGACTCCTTTCTCCAGCTCCCTTCACCCAGAGGTGTATAGAAGCTGTGGCTCTGGATGACACCATTTACGTGGTAGGGGGTCTCCTGAACAAGATTTTCAGCTATGATCCATGCAGAGATCTCTGGGCAGAAGCAGCTTCTCTCCCTGGGCCCCTG GAGAGCTGTGGAGTGACTGTTTGTGGCAGGAAGATCTATATCCTTGGCGGTCGGGACTCGAGAGGAGAAGGCACAGATAAGACCTTTGCCTTTGACCCACTGAGTGGGTGCTTGGAAAACCAACAGCCTTTGCAGCGATGCACCAGTGCCCATGGCTGCGTCACCATCCTTCAGCACCTCGGCCAGAGACAGACTGACCCCCCAAAGGGCTGA